A single window of Chloracidobacterium thermophilum B DNA harbors:
- a CDS encoding 3-hydroxyacyl-CoA dehydrogenase/enoyl-CoA hydratase family protein: MARKMEKAAVLGAGVMGAQIAAHLANAGIPVVLLDIVPPDTPAEADATARSRLALSALEKLHKMKPAPFFLAGHAARIRAGNFEDHLEWLRDADWIIEAVTENLAIKRALYEKIEPFRKPGSLITSNTSGIPIASLAEGRSEDFRRNFLGTHFFNPPRYMYLVELIRTPDTDPEASCFASKLCDELLGKGIVYANDRPNFIANRIGIYGFMRTIQVMMEMGLSITEVDKMTGPAIGRPNSATFRTGDLSGLDTTVAVAQTVYESIPEDECRALFVPPDFIRQMVERRWVGDKAGQGFYKRVQTEAGREIYELDYRTMEYRPQPKVNFPSLEEAKRISDPRERLRFLINGKDTVGQFLWSVIGDALVYTANRIPEITDDLVQVDRAMRWGYNWELGPFETWDALGVAETVKRLEADGKPIPPLVTDLLSSGKTSFYDKEGTQTVVFVPAKKTHEPVGDRVGVILLKSVKERTGVIRKNAGASLIDLGDGVACLEFHTKMNALGTDTIQMIQFAIKEVAQNFVGLVVGNQGENFSAGANLMMMLMGAQEGEWDELNHAIRTFQNTVMSLRYSPKPTVVAPFGLTLGGGCEMTLHGDRVRAAAESYIGLVEVGVGLLPAGGGTKEMLVRCADRARGTEADLMVFVKEAFQNIMLAKTSTSAEEARELGYLRPTDGITMNRDRLIADAKQTVLALALEGYRQPAMRTDIPALGESGLAVLKLGLHQMLRAGYATEHDVLIGTKVAKVLTGGDLNHPSTVSEQDLLDLEREGFLSLLGERKTQERIQHTLKTGKPLRN; the protein is encoded by the coding sequence ATGGCTCGCAAAATGGAAAAGGCAGCGGTACTTGGCGCTGGTGTGATGGGTGCCCAGATTGCCGCCCACCTGGCCAACGCCGGTATCCCCGTGGTTTTGCTGGACATCGTTCCGCCGGACACCCCGGCGGAAGCAGATGCCACAGCGCGCAGCCGCCTTGCGCTCTCGGCGCTCGAAAAGCTGCACAAGATGAAACCGGCGCCCTTTTTCCTGGCCGGCCATGCGGCCCGAATCCGGGCTGGCAACTTTGAAGATCACCTGGAATGGCTCCGGGATGCCGACTGGATCATCGAGGCCGTCACCGAAAACCTCGCCATCAAACGGGCGCTCTACGAAAAAATCGAACCGTTCCGCAAGCCCGGCAGCCTTATCACCTCAAACACGTCCGGGATTCCCATTGCCTCGCTGGCCGAAGGCCGTTCGGAAGACTTCCGGCGAAACTTTCTGGGCACGCACTTCTTCAACCCGCCGCGCTACATGTACCTTGTCGAGCTGATCCGAACGCCTGACACCGACCCGGAAGCGTCCTGCTTTGCGTCCAAGCTCTGCGATGAGCTGCTCGGCAAAGGCATTGTCTATGCCAACGACCGCCCCAACTTCATTGCCAACCGCATTGGGATTTACGGCTTCATGCGGACGATTCAGGTCATGATGGAAATGGGGCTTTCCATCACCGAAGTGGACAAGATGACCGGCCCGGCCATCGGGCGTCCGAACAGCGCCACGTTTCGTACCGGCGACCTGTCCGGTCTGGATACCACGGTGGCTGTGGCCCAAACCGTTTACGAAAGCATCCCGGAAGATGAGTGCCGAGCGCTGTTCGTTCCACCCGACTTCATCCGCCAGATGGTTGAGCGGCGCTGGGTTGGCGACAAAGCCGGACAGGGCTTCTACAAACGGGTGCAAACCGAAGCCGGACGTGAGATATACGAACTGGATTACCGGACGATGGAGTACCGCCCCCAGCCGAAGGTCAACTTCCCTTCCCTGGAGGAAGCCAAACGCATCAGCGATCCCCGTGAACGGCTGCGGTTCCTCATCAATGGCAAAGATACGGTCGGGCAGTTCCTGTGGTCGGTCATTGGAGATGCCCTGGTGTACACCGCCAATCGCATCCCCGAAATCACCGACGATCTCGTGCAGGTGGACCGCGCGATGAGGTGGGGCTACAACTGGGAACTGGGGCCGTTTGAGACTTGGGATGCCTTGGGTGTTGCGGAAACGGTCAAGCGCCTGGAAGCTGATGGCAAGCCGATTCCGCCTCTGGTCACCGACCTTCTCTCCAGCGGCAAGACCAGCTTTTATGACAAGGAGGGGACACAAACGGTCGTTTTTGTCCCGGCCAAAAAGACTCACGAACCGGTTGGCGACCGGGTGGGTGTGATCCTGCTCAAGTCGGTCAAGGAACGGACCGGTGTCATCAGGAAAAATGCTGGTGCTTCACTCATTGATCTGGGTGACGGTGTGGCCTGTCTTGAGTTTCACACCAAGATGAATGCGCTTGGGACCGACACCATCCAGATGATCCAGTTCGCCATCAAGGAAGTCGCGCAGAACTTCGTCGGATTGGTTGTCGGCAACCAGGGCGAGAACTTCAGCGCCGGCGCCAATTTGATGATGATGCTGATGGGTGCCCAGGAAGGCGAATGGGATGAACTCAACCACGCCATTCGGACATTCCAGAACACCGTCATGTCCCTGCGCTACTCGCCCAAGCCAACGGTCGTAGCGCCATTTGGGCTGACGCTGGGGGGCGGCTGCGAAATGACCCTGCACGGCGACCGGGTTCGGGCGGCGGCGGAAAGCTACATCGGGCTGGTTGAAGTCGGCGTCGGCCTTCTGCCAGCCGGCGGCGGCACAAAGGAGATGCTGGTCCGCTGCGCTGACCGCGCCCGTGGGACGGAAGCTGACCTCATGGTATTCGTCAAAGAAGCCTTTCAGAACATCATGCTGGCGAAAACCTCAACCAGCGCCGAAGAAGCCCGCGAACTGGGCTATCTGCGGCCGACCGACGGCATCACCATGAACCGTGACCGTCTCATTGCCGACGCCAAGCAAACTGTTCTGGCGCTGGCGCTCGAAGGCTACCGGCAACCGGCGATGCGCACCGACATCCCTGCGCTGGGGGAGTCGGGACTGGCGGTGCTCAAGTTGGGGCTGCACCAGATGCTCCGCGCTGGCTATGCCACCGAACACGATGTGCTCATTGGAACCAAAGTCGCCAAAGTGCTGACCGGTGGTGATTTGAACCATCCCAGCACAGTTTCGGAGCAGGACCTGCTCGATCTGGAACGGGAAGGATTCCTGAGCCTCTTGGGTGAACGCAAAACCCAGGAACGTATCCAGCACACACTCAAAACCGGTAAACCACTGCGTAACTAG
- a CDS encoding acyl-CoA dehydrogenase family protein, which yields MAKEGLGQVWKGCSPMSAARPAPEARTTYPKGGSFLIEMVSPQEVFTPEDFNDEQRMIAKTTADFVNNEVLPNMEKLEEQYKTGDFSLTVSLLRKAADIGLLAGDIPAKYGGLELDKVCQMLVSEFISRSGGFSVSLGGHTGIGTWPITYFGTPEQKAYYLPKLGTGEWLAAYALSEPGSGSDALGARAKAVLNAEGTHYILNGTKMWISNAGFADIFIVFCKVDGEKFSAFIVHRDYPGVSTGKEENKMGIHSSSTRQLILENVPVPKENLLGEIGKGHLIAFNCLNLGRYKLGGGVVGGAKSILEHTAKYVMERKQFDRPIGSFGAIKHKIGEMVARIYATESMSYRTAGLIHNILADVDADDVDRILKGIEEYAIECSIMKVYGSEMLGYVADEAVQSFGGYGYSEEYPVARAYRDARINRIFEGTNEINRLLIPGMLLKRSMRGELPLMQATQRILDELLAGPSFDEEDDAPLSKERKAIVDAKKIALLIAGIAVQKYGQKLTEEQEVLIAFSDIAMDVFAMESSYLRALKLHQSRPHETTTRDALAATQVFINDAVGRIELTARRILPTISEGDNLRIQLAAIKRFSKYEMVDTVRLRRYLADRAYEVQGYPVFTI from the coding sequence TTGGCCAAAGAAGGTCTTGGTCAAGTATGGAAAGGATGTTCACCTATGTCAGCCGCAAGACCTGCCCCTGAAGCCCGAACCACCTATCCGAAGGGTGGTAGCTTTCTTATCGAAATGGTTTCTCCCCAGGAAGTTTTCACGCCAGAGGACTTCAATGATGAGCAACGCATGATCGCCAAAACAACGGCCGACTTTGTCAACAATGAAGTCCTGCCAAATATGGAAAAACTGGAAGAACAATACAAAACCGGCGACTTCAGCTTGACAGTCAGCCTGTTGCGCAAGGCAGCCGACATCGGACTCCTTGCTGGGGACATTCCGGCCAAGTATGGGGGACTCGAACTGGACAAGGTATGCCAGATGCTGGTGTCTGAATTTATTTCGCGTTCGGGTGGCTTCTCAGTGTCACTGGGTGGACACACGGGCATCGGCACCTGGCCTATTACCTACTTTGGCACCCCAGAGCAAAAGGCATATTACCTGCCCAAGCTTGGAACTGGTGAGTGGCTGGCAGCCTATGCTCTTTCCGAACCAGGCAGCGGCTCCGATGCCCTTGGCGCGCGGGCCAAGGCGGTTCTCAATGCCGAGGGAACGCACTACATCCTCAATGGCACGAAGATGTGGATTTCCAACGCCGGTTTCGCTGATATCTTCATTGTCTTCTGCAAGGTGGATGGTGAGAAGTTTTCAGCTTTTATTGTCCATCGGGACTACCCCGGTGTATCAACGGGCAAGGAAGAGAACAAGATGGGCATTCACAGCTCATCCACCCGGCAGCTCATTCTCGAAAATGTCCCGGTGCCAAAGGAAAACCTGCTTGGGGAAATCGGCAAGGGGCATCTCATTGCGTTCAACTGTCTGAATCTGGGGCGCTACAAACTTGGAGGCGGTGTCGTTGGTGGTGCAAAATCCATCCTTGAACACACAGCCAAATATGTGATGGAGCGCAAACAGTTTGACCGTCCAATTGGTTCATTTGGTGCCATCAAACATAAAATCGGAGAAATGGTAGCCCGCATTTATGCCACGGAGAGTATGTCCTACCGCACAGCCGGGCTCATCCACAACATCCTGGCCGACGTTGATGCTGACGACGTTGATCGCATCCTCAAGGGCATTGAAGAGTACGCCATAGAGTGTTCGATTATGAAAGTCTATGGCAGCGAAATGCTGGGTTACGTTGCTGATGAGGCGGTTCAGAGCTTTGGTGGGTACGGCTACTCCGAAGAATATCCGGTAGCCCGTGCCTACCGCGATGCGCGCATCAACCGTATCTTTGAGGGGACGAACGAAATCAACCGCCTTCTCATTCCCGGCATGCTGCTTAAGCGGAGCATGCGTGGAGAGTTGCCGCTCATGCAGGCGACACAACGCATTCTCGATGAGCTGTTGGCTGGTCCTTCCTTTGACGAAGAAGACGATGCCCCGCTCTCTAAAGAACGGAAGGCTATTGTGGATGCCAAGAAAATTGCCCTGCTCATTGCTGGCATTGCTGTCCAGAAATACGGTCAGAAACTGACGGAAGAGCAGGAAGTCCTGATAGCGTTCAGCGATATCGCCATGGATGTCTTTGCCATGGAAAGCAGCTATCTGCGGGCACTCAAGCTTCACCAGTCGCGCCCGCATGAGACAACCACCCGCGATGCTCTTGCTGCAACGCAGGTCTTTATCAATGATGCTGTCGGACGCATTGAGCTGACTGCCCGACGTATCCTGCCGACTATCTCGGAAGGTGACAACCTTCGGATACAACTTGCCGCGATTAAGCGCTTCAGCAAGTATGAAATGGTGGATACGGTTCGGTTGCGTCGCTACTTGGCAGACCGGGCGTATGAGGTACAGGGCTATCCAGTTTTCACTATCTGA
- a CDS encoding thiolase family protein, translated as MKEAVIVSAVRTAVGKAKKGALAHVRPDDFGAVAIRAAVERASPLDPAAIDDVFFGCAMPEAEQGMNVARIAALRAGLPVSVSAVTVNRFCASGLQTIAFAADRIRAGGAEVIVAGGTESMSLVPMTGNKLSPNPTLVDTYPDVYLSMGLTAEMVARKYDISREEADAFAYRSHQRALAAQQAGKFQPEIAPVTVIRKDRDARGKTITTERVFDVDEGPRPDTTLEALAKLKPAFHVAGQVTAGNASQTSDGAAAVVVMSETKAQELGLKPLARFVAFATGGVAPEIMGIGPVEAIPKALKQAGLTLDAIKLIELNEAFAAQSLAVMKVLELDPERVNINGGAIALGHPLGCTGAKLTTSLIYELRRQGGGYGMVTMCVGGGMGAAGIFEVFAEAA; from the coding sequence ATGAAGGAAGCCGTCATTGTTTCTGCCGTCCGCACGGCGGTCGGAAAAGCCAAAAAAGGCGCTCTGGCGCACGTTCGTCCTGATGATTTTGGTGCCGTGGCCATTCGCGCGGCAGTCGAACGGGCATCCCCGCTCGACCCGGCTGCCATTGACGACGTCTTCTTTGGTTGTGCCATGCCGGAAGCCGAACAGGGCATGAACGTGGCCCGAATCGCGGCCCTGCGCGCCGGCCTGCCGGTTTCAGTCAGTGCGGTGACGGTCAACCGCTTTTGTGCCTCCGGTTTGCAGACGATTGCGTTTGCTGCCGACCGCATCCGGGCTGGGGGAGCTGAAGTTATTGTTGCGGGCGGCACGGAGAGCATGTCGCTGGTTCCGATGACCGGTAACAAACTGTCCCCCAACCCAACTCTGGTGGACACCTACCCTGATGTGTACCTGAGCATGGGGCTGACGGCGGAAATGGTAGCCCGCAAGTACGACATCTCCCGTGAAGAGGCCGATGCGTTTGCGTATCGCAGTCACCAGCGCGCCCTTGCTGCTCAGCAGGCCGGGAAGTTTCAGCCGGAAATTGCGCCAGTGACGGTCATCCGCAAGGACCGGGACGCCCGTGGAAAAACCATCACGACCGAGCGGGTGTTTGATGTAGATGAAGGTCCCCGCCCGGACACGACGCTTGAAGCTCTGGCCAAGCTCAAACCGGCCTTTCACGTTGCCGGCCAGGTGACAGCCGGCAATGCCTCGCAAACCAGCGATGGTGCGGCGGCTGTCGTGGTGATGTCGGAGACCAAAGCTCAGGAATTGGGGCTTAAACCTCTTGCCCGCTTCGTGGCCTTTGCCACGGGCGGCGTAGCTCCCGAAATCATGGGCATTGGCCCCGTGGAAGCCATCCCTAAAGCCCTCAAGCAGGCCGGGCTGACGCTTGATGCCATCAAGCTCATCGAACTCAATGAAGCCTTTGCTGCACAATCGCTGGCGGTCATGAAAGTGCTGGAACTCGACCCCGAACGGGTCAACATCAACGGTGGTGCGATTGCTCTGGGGCATCCACTTGGCTGCACCGGTGCCAAGCTGACCACTTCACTTATCTATGAACTGCGTCGCCAGGGTGGGGGCTATGGGATGGTCACGATGTGCGTCGGTGGTGGCATGGGTGCTGCCGGTATTTTCGAGGTCTTTGCCGAAGCCGCATAA
- a CDS encoding CCA tRNA nucleotidyltransferase — translation MADSLPAWLIELCKDIRSVGGKAFLVGGCVRDKLLGYPIKDYDIEVYGLPSEQLRELLEKHGKVSTVGEHFAVYKLKPNVESAFEIDVSLPRRESKQGYGHRGFFIQGDPWMSIQEAASRRDFTINAILQDPLDGNIIDPCQGLHHLNSRELQVVNTNTFKDDSLRVLRAAQLSSRYQLKITSDTKILCQEIDLTDIPKERIWNEVKKLLLLSPRPSLGFEYLLELRVVEQLFPMLYELQSSLIGENPYPMKSGWDYVLTSLDRGKMFTEELSEPEKISVLLSIVGTRLSNDSLTRFLDALGLYAYQGYQLRTQIILLSKIHLLPYKIFHQLQKQEVSTFALRRIARITDLKLVICLSKALYLGDSEEMLTWLEEKSDSAKKLLSPILRGHHILKMGMTPGPKVGKLLRQLHEHQIDEKVKNFVEAQQLAKSLLCKRVSSDS, via the coding sequence ATGGCAGACTCGTTACCAGCTTGGCTCATTGAGCTGTGTAAAGACATTAGATCAGTAGGTGGAAAGGCATTTCTTGTAGGAGGCTGTGTCAGAGATAAGCTACTTGGTTATCCTATAAAAGACTATGATATTGAGGTTTACGGATTACCAAGCGAGCAGCTTAGAGAACTCCTTGAGAAACACGGAAAAGTGAGTACGGTAGGAGAACACTTTGCTGTTTATAAGCTAAAACCTAACGTTGAATCGGCTTTTGAAATAGACGTATCACTTCCAAGGCGGGAGTCCAAGCAGGGGTATGGACATCGCGGTTTTTTCATTCAAGGAGATCCTTGGATGTCCATCCAAGAAGCAGCAAGCAGACGTGACTTTACCATCAATGCTATCCTGCAAGACCCACTTGATGGAAACATAATTGATCCCTGCCAAGGACTTCACCATCTCAACAGTAGAGAACTACAGGTAGTCAACACAAATACATTCAAAGACGACTCATTGAGAGTTTTACGGGCAGCGCAATTGTCCTCCAGATACCAACTAAAGATAACCAGTGATACAAAGATTTTATGCCAAGAGATAGACTTAACGGATATTCCAAAGGAACGAATATGGAATGAAGTAAAAAAACTTCTCTTACTTTCTCCTCGCCCATCTTTAGGATTCGAGTATTTATTAGAACTTAGGGTTGTTGAACAACTTTTTCCTATGCTATACGAGTTGCAGAGTTCGCTGATAGGAGAAAACCCATATCCGATGAAGTCAGGCTGGGACTATGTGTTGACTTCACTCGATAGGGGTAAAATGTTTACGGAGGAACTAAGTGAGCCAGAGAAAATATCAGTTCTTTTGTCTATAGTTGGAACCAGACTGAGTAATGATAGCCTAACTCGCTTTCTCGACGCCCTTGGCCTCTATGCCTACCAAGGGTATCAGTTGCGAACTCAGATAATCTTACTAAGCAAAATACACTTACTCCCATACAAGATCTTCCATCAGCTTCAAAAACAAGAGGTATCCACTTTTGCTCTTAGGAGAATAGCAAGAATTACTGACCTCAAGCTAGTTATTTGTCTTTCAAAGGCATTGTATCTTGGTGATTCAGAAGAAATGCTAACTTGGCTTGAGGAAAAGTCAGATTCAGCTAAAAAACTGCTCTCCCCTATACTTAGAGGACATCATATCCTAAAAATGGGTATGACCCCAGGACCTAAAGTAGGAAAACTACTCCGGCAACTCCATGAACACCAAATTGATGAGAAGGTCAAGAACTTCGTAGAGGCTCAGCAATTAGCCAAGAGTTTACTTTGTAAAAGAGTTTCTAGTGACTCATAA
- a CDS encoding HEAT repeat domain-containing protein codes for MLSWLWLMTGLFACLPIIGLVLVLILRTVEARRAAQQRQDYERYRAQLQDLYEGLDQAQSPDSILPLAQLFKATTRDEVAALKHVILEAYGTAPESTKKALTLLYESLGFIADDIQVIHNGSLEERSRAAFRLGWLRYLPALDALERVSRHSSTELRLVAIWALTEIADTRCVKPVVIALSEANGWQLMQAANRLLGMQRDLTLPLMELLDSAGGMRERRERIMMTVLDLITDFGNRAQKYINPIAGRQAALRLLESDSVNLRTRALRALTALGVESSQEIESILRALKDKDWEVRAVAARAVGDLQILAGISALQEAVGDRAWWVRHNAAYALKKLGDAGEVVLLQLLQSDDRFTRETVTQVLQES; via the coding sequence ATGCTGAGCTGGTTGTGGCTAATGACAGGCTTGTTTGCGTGCCTCCCTATTATTGGGCTGGTCTTGGTGTTGATCCTTCGAACAGTTGAGGCGCGGCGTGCCGCACAGCAAAGACAGGACTATGAGCGGTATCGTGCACAGCTCCAAGACCTGTATGAGGGCCTAGACCAGGCTCAGTCGCCTGACAGTATCCTCCCGCTAGCCCAACTGTTCAAAGCTACCACTCGCGACGAAGTGGCAGCCCTCAAACACGTCATCCTTGAGGCCTATGGCACAGCACCGGAGTCCACAAAAAAGGCACTTACTCTGCTGTACGAAAGCTTGGGATTTATCGCTGACGACATCCAGGTCATTCACAACGGCTCCTTGGAAGAGCGTTCGCGGGCCGCTTTCCGTCTTGGGTGGCTGCGGTATCTTCCTGCCCTCGACGCCCTTGAACGAGTTAGCAGACACAGTTCAACCGAATTGCGTTTGGTCGCGATCTGGGCACTGACAGAAATTGCCGATACCCGGTGCGTCAAACCCGTCGTTATTGCTCTTTCTGAAGCCAACGGCTGGCAGTTAATGCAAGCAGCCAACCGCTTGTTGGGGATGCAGCGTGACCTGACTCTGCCTTTGATGGAACTTCTGGATTCGGCCGGAGGCATGCGTGAACGCCGGGAACGTATTATGATGACTGTCCTTGACCTCATCACTGACTTTGGAAACCGTGCCCAGAAGTACATCAACCCTATTGCTGGACGCCAAGCGGCACTGCGTTTACTGGAAAGCGATTCCGTCAATCTTCGCACCCGTGCCTTGCGCGCCCTGACAGCCCTTGGGGTCGAGTCTTCCCAAGAAATCGAAAGTATCCTGCGAGCACTCAAAGACAAAGACTGGGAGGTTCGTGCCGTAGCGGCCCGGGCAGTCGGCGATTTACAAATCCTGGCTGGAATATCGGCTCTCCAAGAAGCTGTAGGTGATCGGGCCTGGTGGGTTCGGCACAATGCAGCGTATGCCCTTAAAAAGTTGGGAGACGCTGGAGAAGTCGTTCTTCTTCAACTCCTGCAAAGTGATGACCGCTTCACTCGTGAAACTGTTACCCAAGTTCTACAGGAAAGTTGA
- the accC gene encoding acetyl-CoA carboxylase biotin carboxylase subunit: MPLFRKVLIANRGEIACRIIWACKELGLRTVAVYSQADADSLHVRFADEAVCIGPAPSKQSYLNIPALISAAEVTDADAIHPGYGFLSENARFAEVCEACNITFIGPSPSAIRTMGDKATAKATMRAAGVPVIPGSDGVLESLEAAESVAFEVGFPLMIKATAGGGGRGMRVVRSMEELRSAFQAAQSEAAAAFGNPGVYLEKYIEKPRHIEIQVLADKHGNMVHFGERDCSIQRKNQKLIEESPSPVVSPEMREQMGQAALSACQRVNYTNAGTVEFIVDEALNFYFMEMNTRIQVEHPVTEFVAGIDLVREQILIATGEKLAISQDRINLRGHAIECRINAEDPEKFTPSPGCITSLNIPSGPGVRVDTHVYSGYKVPPYYDSMVAKLIVHAPDRDQAISRMKRALETFIIEGIKTTIPLHQRIMDSEVFRSGSFSTRFLETFMSH; the protein is encoded by the coding sequence GTGCCTTTGTTTAGAAAAGTACTTATTGCTAACCGAGGTGAGATAGCCTGTCGCATTATATGGGCATGTAAAGAGCTTGGATTAAGAACAGTTGCTGTCTATTCCCAAGCTGACGCTGATTCTCTACACGTTCGCTTTGCTGATGAGGCTGTTTGTATTGGACCAGCTCCTTCCAAACAAAGTTACCTGAACATACCAGCCCTAATTAGTGCGGCTGAAGTAACTGATGCTGATGCAATTCATCCGGGGTATGGATTCTTGTCAGAAAATGCCCGTTTTGCAGAGGTCTGTGAAGCCTGTAACATCACGTTCATAGGTCCTTCACCAAGTGCTATTAGAACCATGGGGGATAAAGCAACTGCCAAGGCAACAATGCGGGCTGCCGGAGTACCAGTCATACCGGGCAGCGATGGTGTGCTTGAGTCGCTAGAAGCAGCGGAATCTGTTGCATTTGAAGTTGGATTTCCTTTGATGATCAAGGCAACGGCCGGCGGCGGGGGGCGTGGCATGCGTGTTGTGAGATCGATGGAAGAATTGCGTTCAGCCTTTCAAGCCGCCCAATCGGAAGCTGCGGCAGCTTTTGGGAATCCCGGTGTTTATTTGGAAAAGTATATCGAAAAGCCTCGGCATATTGAGATTCAGGTGCTAGCAGACAAACATGGTAATATGGTCCATTTTGGTGAACGGGACTGCTCGATACAGCGCAAAAATCAAAAGCTTATAGAAGAGTCCCCCAGTCCAGTTGTCTCACCTGAGATGCGTGAACAGATGGGACAGGCAGCACTCAGCGCCTGCCAAAGGGTAAACTACACAAATGCCGGTACGGTAGAGTTTATTGTAGATGAAGCACTAAACTTTTACTTCATGGAAATGAATACAAGAATACAAGTTGAACATCCAGTAACAGAATTTGTTGCTGGTATCGACTTGGTACGTGAGCAAATTCTTATAGCAACTGGAGAGAAACTAGCTATCTCGCAAGACAGAATTAATCTTAGAGGGCATGCAATTGAATGTCGGATCAATGCCGAAGATCCAGAAAAGTTTACACCATCTCCAGGATGTATTACGTCCCTCAATATTCCCAGCGGGCCCGGTGTTCGCGTAGATACCCATGTGTATTCAGGTTACAAGGTACCTCCTTATTATGATTCAATGGTAGCGAAGTTGATTGTGCATGCACCAGATCGAGACCAAGCAATTTCTCGCATGAAAAGAGCCTTAGAAACTTTTATCATAGAAGGCATCAAGACCACTATACCGCTCCACCAACGCATTATGGATAGTGAAGTCTTTAGATCAGGGAGTTTTTCTACTCGCTTCCTTGAAACCTTTATGAGTCACTAG
- the deoC gene encoding deoxyribose-phosphate aldolase translates to MLLAGLIDHTWLKPEATKADITRVCHEARAHGFAAVCVNPVWVSYAAQILTGCHTVVCTVIGFPLGATTTKVKAYEAQQALENGAREIDMVIAIGKLKDQDFSFVETDIQAVVNVTHQYRALCKVIIETALLTDEEKVQACKIIQSTGADFVKTSTGFSQGGATVSDVILLRRSVGEAIGVKAAGGIRSREIAEQLIAAGATRIGTSNGIAILQDTKVSSTY, encoded by the coding sequence ATGTTACTTGCAGGCCTTATTGATCACACTTGGCTTAAGCCTGAAGCTACCAAAGCTGACATTACACGGGTCTGCCACGAAGCACGAGCCCACGGCTTTGCTGCCGTGTGTGTCAATCCTGTTTGGGTTTCCTATGCTGCCCAAATACTGACTGGCTGTCATACGGTTGTCTGCACCGTCATCGGCTTTCCTCTGGGGGCAACGACCACTAAAGTCAAAGCCTATGAAGCACAGCAGGCTCTTGAGAACGGTGCCCGTGAAATAGACATGGTTATCGCCATCGGAAAGCTCAAGGACCAAGATTTTTCATTTGTTGAGACTGACATTCAGGCTGTGGTCAATGTTACACATCAGTATCGGGCCCTGTGCAAGGTCATTATTGAAACTGCATTGCTTACCGATGAAGAAAAGGTCCAAGCCTGCAAAATCATTCAGTCGACTGGAGCAGACTTTGTCAAAACATCAACAGGATTTAGCCAAGGAGGAGCAACAGTAAGTGATGTTATATTACTTCGCCGAAGTGTAGGCGAAGCCATCGGAGTGAAAGCTGCTGGTGGTATTCGCAGCCGGGAAATAGCTGAACAACTGATTGCTGCTGGGGCGACCCGTATTGGAACAAGTAACGGTATAGCTATCCTTCAAGATACCAAGGTATCCTCCACATACTAA
- a CDS encoding HAD family hydrolase: protein MIKAIIFDFDGVIADTEELHFNCLRRILSEEGIWIDREMYNETYLALDDRSCFRKALSIAKLREIPPEKLEEFIHRKARLLQSCLTEVKLFPGIVESIKQFSSEVLLGICSGALRQEIMLVLQKHSLLEYFTAIITAEDVENSKPSPEGYLLALQQLQEKSGIPISALECIVIEDSVAGIAAAKAASMYCVAITNSYPKEKLYQADLILESITEFSLRKLQNYPK, encoded by the coding sequence ATGATAAAAGCTATTATATTTGATTTTGATGGGGTTATTGCTGACACGGAAGAACTTCACTTCAATTGCCTAAGAAGAATCCTGTCTGAGGAAGGAATTTGGATTGACCGGGAGATGTACAATGAAACCTACCTTGCTCTTGATGATAGAAGCTGTTTTAGAAAAGCTCTTTCAATAGCCAAGTTAAGAGAGATTCCACCTGAAAAACTTGAAGAATTTATTCATCGAAAAGCTAGATTACTCCAGTCTTGTCTCACAGAAGTTAAGCTTTTTCCTGGAATTGTCGAGTCAATCAAACAGTTCTCATCAGAAGTATTACTAGGTATTTGTTCAGGTGCGCTCCGTCAAGAAATTATGTTGGTTTTACAAAAACACTCTTTATTGGAGTATTTCACAGCCATCATTACGGCTGAAGATGTCGAGAATAGCAAACCCTCGCCAGAAGGCTACTTATTAGCTTTGCAACAGTTACAAGAGAAGTCAGGCATCCCCATCTCAGCTTTGGAGTGTATTGTTATAGAGGATTCAGTAGCTGGTATAGCAGCCGCTAAAGCAGCATCTATGTACTGTGTTGCTATAACCAATTCCTATCCCAAAGAGAAACTTTATCAAGCCGATCTTATACTTGAGTCAATTACAGAATTTTCTCTGAGAAAACTTCAGAATTACCCCAAATAG